Genomic segment of Gasterosteus aculeatus chromosome 4, fGasAcu3.hap1.1, whole genome shotgun sequence:
TGTACAAAATGGGTTGCTCTTCCGTAACAATGTAAACACATCATGGCACGTGATCAGCAAACTGACCCAATCTTTAAATATTAGAGCGGTTGAGTTGAAGTTACTTGAAGTGGAATAAGTTCCATGAACTTGAATGACTGCCAGCCTTCAAACCTTTTtgaattcttcttctttggcttgaaacaacaacaacaacaaccaaatgCTTGATTTATAATCTATACCTGATATTAATCCTTATTTAAAGTCTTTGAGAAATATTTATGTTAGCAATTATTTGTAGAGTTCTGACATATGTAACACTATTATCTGTATGCTGTTCAAGAAGTAACAAGAAATGATAAGTGAACATTGTACAACAATATTTGCTGTGCTAGAACTGCACATTTAgtcttacacacacacctgccataGTAACccaatgaaatatttttatgATGCAGTTTAAGTGCTTCCTCAACAGATAATTAAAGTGACATATGCAGCTACTATTTTACTTTTATAAATATGTTGTTGCAGGTATAAAGTTATtgcacatttctttattttaagctAGTTCAGCTTTAGTCCATTAGTGTGGTGATGTTGGTGGTCGGAGGCCTTCTAGGTGTTAAGAGCAAAGACTTCGGGGTGAGTAGCATCCTTTGAGGAGGCGGCGTGATCAGAAGATGTCTTTAAGCGAGGGCGGGGGATGTCCAATTATTTTCTGGGCGGTGGTTATGACTCTCTGTACCTCCTGAATAGTTGGCACAGCACACTAGTACAACACGTCGGTACACTATAGTGGTAGACGGGCACAGGCACCTTCACCGACAGGTCGGTGTGTAAAGTGCTATTTTTCCAGAGCAGTGGGATTGGTTAAATATTTTAGGTGATTTTTAAAACGGTGTCAGCATTGCATAGTTTATAATGCTTATCGCCCTTTTAATATACTCGATGGTGATTACGTTTCTAGAAGTTAAATATCGATGTTCGTATCGGCCTCGGAAGCCTAGTAAGAGTTTGGCTCGAGTTGAATCATTGGAAGTGAATTAAATGCGCTTCATTGCATTTGTCACATGCAAAACATTCAGATGCAAAGTCACTACAGCTGCCGGATGCATAAATGGAATAACAAATACAATATTTCCTCCTGAAATGTACTGGGATTTTTTTCGTGACCCTAAATGTAAATAGGTAGGTGGTCTGGGCCTTTTTTATTATCCATCAATCTGTCTCCTCACAGGGACACGTCATGGCCCTGAGGCAATGAGAACAGGGAAGTTCCGTTTCCAGCTAACGAGAGCTTGCACAGTGTGACAGCTGTTAGGGGGAGAGAGGCGTGGGGGGGCCGAGGCAGACCGTGGACGGGGAAGGGGAAGAGCTCAGCTGGAGccaatgcagcagcagcatcgacAGCCTGAGCTGGTGGAAGGAAgccttcctgtctttgtgttcCCCACTGAGCTCATCTTCTACGCTGATGAGCAGACGTCTCACAAGCAGGTGCTCACCCTCTACAACCCGTATGAGTTCGCCCTCAAGTTTAAAGGTCAGTCGGTTGGGTTAAACACAAGCCGCTCGGGTTTCCAGAAATGCTGTCTGGTGTTTGTGCCAGACACTGGATAATGTGTCTAGTcagtgtgctttttttcccctccttcttctcttaACCAGTGCTGTGCACAGCGCCAAACAAATACGCTGTGGTCGATGCCACCGGAGCAGTCAAGCCACagtgttgtgttgacatgtgagtttgtttttgtgcacaTCGTTTAGCTTTATATGGGAAATTTGACCGTATGTTTTGAGTCAGACTGTTGTTTATAAAGCAGACTTTCCCATCTGGTCAAGCAAGGAGATGATCTAACTCTCCATGTCCACACAGAGTAATCCGACACAGGGATGTGCGCGCGTGCCATTACGGAGTGTACGACAAGTTCCGACTGCAAGTGTCAGAGCAGAGTCAGCGAAAAGCCCTGGGCCACAAAGTGGTGATGGCGACGCTGCGCCCTTCAGCCTCCCAGGAGCCCCCCAGCCCCCGGGTGCAGGATGAGGAGCGCAGGATCAAAGAGCATCTTGCAGTCAGCGAGTTTTTCGAGCAGACTGCATGTCACACCGGTAGGGCAAAAGGCAGTTGCACGGTTTTACCACTAGATGGAGCCACATGCTCAATATATATTTTGGACAATGTGTGATATGtggctttttgttgtttgtctatAATAACACTTGTTGTGACCACCGCCGCATTTGATCTTCCCGTAAAATAGGTGTTTAGCTACCAATGATAAAGGACAGTCTGATGAGTTGCAATATATCTGGTACTATCAACGCATCTGGGTAAAAGCGCAATCCAGAATCAATTGATCTAACCCACATGTTCTAAATGTGTGTATCTATTAAAAGCACATCAGTGCTGCATCACCGTGAGCACACGCTATAGGTTATCTTATGTCAATCCCACGTGCTACGTTTTGTAGATGACAATTAACGCAGTGAATCCACGTTGGAAAATGACAGTTGCCCCTGTCCCGTTTATTAACGATTCAGATTGTTCCGAGTAACCAACGTGCCACACTAACACGTTAATGATTTGGGTCTTTTCATGGGATTTTGTTTACCTCCTTTTAACCGCTTGTCACCCAACTGGGTTTATGTGCATGTGCCCAACAGAGAGCCGTCCTGCCGCTGGGGGCCCCAGCCTGCTGACTGTGCTGCTCGGGCTGGTGTGTATGGCCGCCCTGATGCTCCCGACGCTCGGGGAGCAAGAATCTACTGTGCCTGTCTACCTCCACTTGAGTATTAACAAGAAACTTGTAGCTGCTTATGTTCTTGGTGAGGAAAAAATAAGATACGGTAGCACTATTTGTTGAAAGTTTCAACGTGACCtacattgttttgtttcccGCTCTATCGTAGGTCTTCTTACGATGGTCATCCTACGCACATGAAGTGCTGCGAGCGGAGAGGAGGGGAAATGATCCGAGGATGACCACGACGCCTTCACAACGGAGGCTCTTCTACGCTTCAACGTGTACAGCTGGGGGGCGTTGTGCCTACTCAGTTAGCTCCGCCCCCTGCAAAATACAGATTAGGATACTTGATATTCAATccacgtgtttgtgttttgtacgTAAACGGACACAAAACAGAACTGACGCAAATAGCGGAAAACACCGGCGTGTAGGTCCAGAGAACGGGCGTGTTTCTATTCAGCCATCACGTACCAGACTATGATTAACTCCAGTGAAGGAATCGACATGCAAACATTTTACACGTGTATATAAATCCATTCAACTTTAGTTATAGTATCGACCTGAATACataattatattgatttattattagaaatgctgaagactgaatgcagttatttgcatgtttggatactttgagtttttttatataattttaaCATG
This window contains:
- the mospd1 gene encoding motile sperm domain-containing protein 1; translated protein: MQQQHRQPELVEGSLPVFVFPTELIFYADEQTSHKQVLTLYNPYEFALKFKVLCTAPNKYAVVDATGAVKPQCCVDIVIRHRDVRACHYGVYDKFRLQVSEQSQRKALGHKVVMATLRPSASQEPPSPRVQDEERRIKEHLAVSEFFEQTACHTESRPAAGGPSLLTVLLGLVCMAALMLPTLGEQESTVPVYLHLSINKKLVAAYVLGLLTMVILRT